A single Mixta calida DNA region contains:
- the ntrB gene encoding nitrate ABC transporter permease yields MKNEAQIVPLTSEPTRRAAPVIALPPAPPRPRRRDRSLKPLLRRLIPLGCGLLLLLTVWQIAAMSSSGFPTPLKTWQAALPLFADPFYDGGPNDRGIGWNVIASLTRVAVGFGLAALVGIPMGFLIGRFRFLADMFNPLIALLRPVSPLAWLPIGLLLFQRAEPASSWTIFICSIWPMIINTAEGVRRIPQDYLNVARVLNLPEWTVMRKILLPAVLPAILTGVRLSIGIAWLVIVAAEMLTGGMGIGFWIWNEWNNLNVEHILIAIFIIGAVGLLLEQGLMLLARRFNWDK; encoded by the coding sequence ATGAAAAATGAAGCTCAGATCGTCCCCCTGACCAGCGAACCGACGCGTCGCGCGGCGCCGGTGATAGCGCTGCCGCCCGCGCCGCCGCGTCCGCGTCGCCGCGACAGATCCCTGAAACCGTTGCTGCGGCGGCTAATCCCGCTCGGCTGCGGCCTGCTGCTGCTGCTGACCGTCTGGCAGATCGCCGCGATGAGCAGCAGCGGCTTTCCCACGCCGCTGAAAACCTGGCAGGCGGCGCTGCCGCTGTTCGCCGATCCCTTTTATGACGGCGGTCCGAACGATCGCGGCATCGGCTGGAATGTGATCGCGTCGCTGACGCGCGTGGCGGTCGGCTTCGGCCTGGCGGCGCTGGTGGGCATTCCGATGGGCTTTTTGATTGGGCGCTTTCGCTTTCTCGCCGACATGTTCAACCCGTTGATCGCGCTGCTGCGTCCGGTCAGCCCGCTCGCCTGGCTGCCGATCGGCCTGCTGCTGTTTCAGCGTGCCGAGCCCGCCTCAAGCTGGACCATTTTTATCTGTTCCATCTGGCCGATGATCATCAACACCGCCGAGGGCGTGCGGCGCATCCCGCAGGATTACCTCAACGTGGCGCGGGTGCTGAACCTGCCGGAGTGGACGGTGATGCGCAAAATCCTGTTGCCGGCGGTGCTGCCGGCGATATTGACCGGCGTGCGACTGTCGATCGGTATCGCCTGGCTGGTGATCGTCGCCGCCGAGATGCTCACCGGCGGCATGGGCATCGGCTTCTGGATCTGGAACGAGTGGAACAACCTCAACGTGGAACACATTCTGATCGCCATCTTCATTATCGGCGCGGTGGGCCTGCTGCTGGAGCAGGGGCTGATGCTGCTGGCGCGTCGTTTCAACTGGGATAAATAG
- a CDS encoding CmpA/NrtA family ABC transporter substrate-binding protein: MSNADFMSSRRRFLIGGAFAAGGLLMPGLRNAVWAAGSDAPEKRSLRVGFIPLTDCAPLVMAALKGFDKKHGVSLQLSKEASWAAVRDKLASGELDAAHALYGMIYGLHLGIAGPQRAMANLMTLNNNGQAITLSNQLKAQGVTDGAALQKRVAASEPGSYRFAHTFPTGTHAMWLYYWLASVGIDPFRQLRLLVVPPPQMVMNMKIGNMSGFCVGEPWNQRAISDNVGYTVVTSQQVWPDHPEKILATRAQWVGENPNSARALTAAVLEAARWIDASEANRRETAQVIAGRAFLNTKAETITGRMLGHYQDGLGRRWQDAHGLRFFHDGAVNYPWLSDGIWFLTQFQRWGLLKQQPDYLAVARAINRTDIYRQAASAVGNIAVPQSEMRSSTLIDGRVWDGSDPAAWATGFAIKR, from the coding sequence ATGAGCAACGCGGATTTTATGTCGTCACGCCGCCGCTTTCTGATTGGCGGCGCTTTTGCGGCGGGCGGGCTGCTGATGCCGGGATTGCGCAACGCGGTATGGGCCGCTGGTTCCGACGCGCCGGAAAAGCGGTCGCTGCGCGTCGGCTTTATCCCGTTGACCGACTGCGCGCCGCTGGTTATGGCGGCGCTGAAGGGCTTTGATAAAAAACATGGCGTCAGCCTGCAGCTGTCGAAAGAGGCGAGCTGGGCGGCGGTGCGCGACAAGCTGGCCTCCGGCGAGCTGGATGCGGCCCATGCGCTCTACGGCATGATCTACGGGCTGCATCTTGGCATCGCCGGGCCGCAGCGGGCGATGGCCAATCTGATGACGCTCAACAACAACGGCCAGGCGATCACCCTGTCGAACCAGTTAAAGGCGCAGGGCGTCACCGACGGTGCAGCGCTGCAAAAGCGCGTCGCCGCCAGCGAGCCGGGCAGCTATCGCTTCGCCCACACCTTTCCGACCGGCACCCACGCAATGTGGCTCTATTACTGGCTCGCCAGCGTCGGCATCGATCCGTTTCGCCAACTGCGTCTGCTGGTGGTGCCGCCGCCGCAGATGGTGATGAACATGAAGATCGGCAATATGAGCGGCTTCTGCGTCGGCGAGCCGTGGAATCAGCGCGCCATCAGCGACAACGTCGGCTATACCGTCGTCACCAGCCAGCAGGTTTGGCCCGATCACCCCGAAAAGATCCTCGCCACCCGCGCGCAGTGGGTCGGCGAGAACCCAAACAGCGCGCGCGCCCTGACCGCCGCGGTGCTGGAGGCGGCGCGCTGGATAGACGCTTCCGAGGCCAACCGGCGCGAAACGGCGCAGGTCATCGCCGGGCGCGCCTTTCTCAACACCAAAGCGGAAACCATTACCGGGCGCATGCTCGGCCACTATCAGGATGGATTGGGGCGACGCTGGCAGGACGCGCACGGGCTGCGCTTTTTCCACGACGGCGCGGTCAACTATCCCTGGCTCTCCGACGGCATCTGGTTTCTCACCCAGTTTCAGCGCTGGGGCCTGCTGAAGCAGCAGCCCGACTATCTGGCGGTGGCGCGCGCCATCAACCGCACCGACATCTACCGCCAGGCCGCCAGCGCGGTGGGCAATATCGCCGTGCCGCAGAGCGAAATGCGCAGCAGCACCCTGATCGACGGCAGAGTCTGGGATGGCAGCGATCCTGCCGCCTGGGCCACCGGTTTCGCCATTAAACGCTGA
- a CDS encoding ABC transporter ATP-binding protein, producing the protein MQHILQVQNVSQRFTTSEGEFLALDRVSFDVRIGETISLIGHSGCGKSTLLNLIAGLTLPSEGVLLCDNREIAGPGPERAVVFQNHSLLPWLTAHENVALAVDQLFKQSMSRAERQEWIAHNLARVQMSHASHKRPGELSGGMKQRVGIARALAMKPRVLLMDEPFGALDALTRAHLQESVMRIQQELNTTIVLITHDVDEAVLLSDRVLMMTNGPAATLGETLTIDLPRPRSRVALADNARYHQLRQQILHFLYEKQSHAA; encoded by the coding sequence ATGCAACACATTCTACAGGTGCAAAACGTCAGCCAGCGCTTTACCACCAGCGAGGGCGAATTTCTGGCGCTGGACCGCGTATCGTTCGATGTGCGCATTGGCGAAACCATCAGTCTGATCGGTCACTCCGGCTGCGGTAAGTCGACGCTGCTGAACCTGATCGCCGGTCTGACGCTGCCCAGCGAGGGCGTGCTGCTGTGCGACAACCGCGAAATCGCCGGGCCGGGGCCGGAGCGGGCGGTGGTGTTTCAGAACCACTCGCTGCTGCCGTGGCTGACGGCGCACGAGAACGTGGCGCTGGCGGTGGATCAGTTGTTTAAGCAGAGCATGAGCCGCGCGGAACGGCAGGAGTGGATCGCGCATAACCTGGCGCGCGTGCAGATGAGCCACGCGAGCCATAAGCGGCCCGGCGAGCTGTCGGGCGGCATGAAGCAGCGCGTCGGCATTGCGCGCGCGCTTGCGATGAAGCCGCGCGTTCTGCTGATGGATGAGCCGTTCGGCGCGCTGGACGCCCTGACACGCGCCCACTTGCAGGAGAGCGTGATGCGCATCCAGCAGGAGCTGAACACCACCATTGTGCTGATCACCCATGACGTCGATGAGGCGGTGCTGCTGTCGGATCGCGTGCTGATGATGACCAACGGCCCGGCGGCCACGCTGGGAGAAACGCTGACCATCGATCTGCCGCGTCCGCGTTCGCGCGTGGCGCTGGCGGATAATGCGCGCTATCACCAGCTGCGTCAGCAAATCCTGCATTTCCTCTATGAGAAGCAGAGCCATGCGGCCTGA
- a CDS encoding nitrate regulatory protein, with product MMNTMGYARRYLSASRESELSALRELLTSGALLSGISALIHALQRERGASTLWLCAEASLTAEALTARRQEADQALAAMIDLLPTPQRRADGSRFYNRAALALHALSGLSTLRAQVRQRQLPHAEAMQQFSEIIRHLLHLIVEAADTASDPQMSRALLALFSFMQGKELAGQERALGAAGFAAGTFSRTAQRQLIALLEGQDRSFATFVQFADDDSLRAWRAVAEAGQEIEKLRRIACGGMTTRGVEAQRWFRLLSERLDAMKQIEERLEQRILIVCRRCIERIDQAEDDDWPTAHVGLGYSLYVAAAPWLEEGDGALDAGGVAPQLSRSLLTMLEQQAQRLQAQSDELAAMRVALTQRKEIERAKALLMQHHQCDEEQAWHTLRKMAMNQNKRVWEIAQALVAVSSAFSLTQKS from the coding sequence ATGATGAATACCATGGGGTACGCCAGGCGTTATCTGTCGGCATCGCGTGAAAGCGAGCTTTCCGCCCTGCGGGAATTGCTGACCAGCGGCGCGTTGCTGAGCGGCATCAGCGCGCTGATCCATGCATTACAGCGCGAACGCGGCGCCTCGACGCTCTGGCTCTGCGCTGAAGCGAGCCTGACGGCAGAAGCGCTAACCGCGCGTCGGCAGGAGGCGGACCAGGCGCTGGCCGCGATGATCGACCTGCTGCCGACGCCGCAGCGGCGCGCCGACGGCAGCCGATTTTACAACCGCGCGGCGCTGGCGCTGCATGCATTGAGCGGGCTGTCGACGCTGCGCGCGCAGGTGCGCCAGCGCCAGCTGCCGCACGCGGAGGCGATGCAGCAGTTCAGCGAAATTATCCGCCATCTGCTGCACCTGATTGTCGAGGCGGCGGACACCGCCAGCGACCCGCAGATGTCGCGCGCGCTGCTGGCGCTGTTCAGCTTTATGCAGGGCAAAGAGCTGGCCGGTCAGGAGCGCGCGCTCGGCGCGGCAGGGTTCGCCGCCGGTACGTTCAGCCGCACGGCGCAGCGGCAGTTGATCGCGCTGCTGGAGGGCCAGGATCGCAGCTTCGCCACCTTCGTTCAGTTCGCTGACGACGACAGCCTGCGGGCATGGCGCGCCGTGGCCGAAGCGGGACAGGAGATTGAAAAGCTGCGGCGCATCGCCTGCGGCGGCATGACGACGCGCGGCGTCGAGGCGCAGCGCTGGTTCCGCCTGCTGAGCGAACGGCTTGATGCGATGAAGCAGATTGAAGAGCGTCTGGAACAGCGGATTCTGATCGTCTGCCGCCGCTGCATCGAAAGGATCGACCAGGCGGAAGACGACGACTGGCCCACTGCGCACGTCGGGCTGGGCTACAGCCTCTACGTGGCGGCCGCACCCTGGCTGGAGGAGGGCGACGGCGCGCTGGATGCGGGCGGCGTCGCGCCGCAGCTGAGCCGCTCGCTGCTGACGATGCTGGAACAGCAGGCGCAGCGGCTACAGGCGCAGAGCGACGAGCTGGCGGCGATGCGCGTCGCGCTGACGCAGCGTAAAGAGATCGAGCGCGCCAAAGCGCTGTTGATGCAGCATCACCAGTGTGATGAGGAGCAGGCGTGGCATACGCTGCGCAAAATGGCGATGAATCAAAATAAACGGGTCTGGGAGATCGCGCAGGCGCTGGTGGCGGTCTCTTCCGCTTTTTCGTTAACTCAAAAGAGTTAG